GCCGAGTCGGTGAATACAGGAGGCGCCCCAAGCTGGGCCGGCCGAGTCGGTGAATACAGGAGGCGCCCTGAGCTTGGTCGGACAAGTCGGCGAATATTTGAGGTCGAAGGAGTTTTAGAAAGAGTCCGAGATCGGGCTGGTTCTGGGCCGGACCGAAGCTCCGTCTTGCTGGCGTTGGTGTCTATTGGGCCGAAATTAGGTGGCCCTTTTATTGTGGGCAGGACGATCTGTTTTGCCCCAAtcagtattaatatatattatatattattatgctcttttgtataatactatacaatatttttatagttattttattatactaaaaatattttctcaatTTATTTAACTAAATatcaataatttttcataaaatctcTATTCGAGATGGCTCTATTTTTAAAAGTTCTACTCTCAAATTTAGGAGCAGAGTGCATACACCAGTCTATTTCCGGAATGCCCCCTCTTTCCCGTCCACGTCGCCGGCAATATTTGACGGAACttgtttaaaatttaaatgactCAACAAATGGGCGTCCGTGTTATATATGCGCCACTTCGGTCAAACTCAAACCGTTGAACGTTGAATAGCGTATCGTATTTCGAGCAAGTTTTTGGGACACACTATAAAACGTACCGTTCGGGTTACAAGAGAGCTCGAAACGATATAATTGTTATTTTACAACTCTTAACGATTTCTTGAACCGGATAATTTGTAAAAGAACACCAAATTTTTTTCAAGAGTTCTAAATGCACTCGGTATTATCGTAACTACGATTCCGGAATTAcactaaaaaaatgaaaaaggtcAAATACCTTACCGTTAGTTTAGACGACGTTCGAACCGCCCTCCTAATTTGATGCGCACACCAAAGACATCTGTCCTCGGGCTCCATCTGGAACTTTGAAGCATCTCCGAAGCTGTTTAAAAGATGGGCGGAGGAGACGACAGCGGGGCAACGAATGTGTTATAAATACCGCCGGCCCAGGGACTCGCCTTCTTCAAATAACAGCTGTCCTGGGACCTACGCCTTTCCTAATCTTTCAGCTGGCTCGTGCGAAGGAGAACAGAACCCTAACCCTGGAAAGAAGGccagaggaaggagaaggagaggacgaGGAAGACTGATCGGGGCGCGCGAGTGAGCTAGCTCTTTCGCTGAGGAGGCTTGTGTAAAGGTTCGGAGGCGATCcatcctcctctctttctcattctctctctttccctgcCCGCCTTTTTGCTTTTTATGTGAATGGATCTGGGGTTGATTTGCGGGTGGAGGGACATTTTGGATCTAAAAGGTTTATCCCTTTTTGTGTTCTTGAACTTtttgaattaattatttttttttattttttatgtaagAATAGAGGAGCTTGACAGCTGGATTTGgcgatttttgattttttagtaTCAGTTTTTAGTCTTACCAACAGGAAAAAAGTTAGATTTTTGTAGTTTTCTCTTTTGGGCGAAAAGCTTGCGGATGGCTTTGTTTTGAGGTCTGTGCTTAATGGTGACGATGATTGGCAAGAATTTCTTCTCTTTGTTTCGTTCCCGTGGATGATGTTGTCcacgattttattttttttacctgTTAAAACTACGATGAAATGtcgagccttttttttttttttttactttaaccAATTTAACTCAAGGGAATCTGTACCTTATTTTAATTTATGGAAGAAAATTgtagaaaaaagagagatgaaATTGTttcatttttaagaaaaaaaaaattgatgaaggGGTGGTCTTCTAGATGGATTAATCAATGAGATCTGTTGCGATGTGCTCCAACTTATATTTCCCAAATTTATGCAGTCTAACAAAATTAGGGGTTGCTCGTCTTCAACCCAACAGGTTAAAAGGAAATCGTGATCGACAAATCAGGCTGATCGAGGTAATTCGGCAAAGAGTGTGTCCATATCCCCACCATGGTTGCTTCAGTCGCCGCTTCGGCCTTTTTCCCCACACCATCTTTCTCCTCCGCGACGTCGGCAAAAGCTTCCAAGACCATCGGTGAAGGCGCCGAGAGTTTGGATGTTCGGGGTATCGTAGCCAAACCCACCTCTTCTTCAGCGGCTATGCAGGGTAAGGTGAAGGCCCAAGCCGTCCCCAAGATCAATGGCGCGAAGGTTGGCCTGAAAACTGAATCCCAAAAGGCTGAGGAAGATGCTGCCAGCTCCTCAGCCCCGAGGACATTCTATAATCAATTGCCTGACTGGAGCGTGCTCCTTGCCGCCGTAACAACGATCTTTTTGGCTGCGGAGAGGCAGTGGACCCTTCTTGATTGGAAGCCACGGCGTCCCGACATGCTTACTGATGCATTTGGCCTTGGGAAGATCGTGCAAGATGGACTAACTTTCAGGCAGAACTTTTCCATCAGGTCATATGAGATTGGGGCTGATCGGACGGCTTCTATAGAAACACTAATGAACCATTTACAGGTGAGCTGAAGTATAATCTAGTGTGTTCAATATCTGGCTCCTGTTGCATCTGATTTCTAACGATGCCGCATGTCAGCAGGAAACAGCACTTAATCATGTGAGGAGTGCTGGGCTCCTGGGCGATGGCTTTGGTGCCACACCAGAGATGAGTAAAAGAAATTTGATCTGGGTTGTCACCAAAATGCAGGTCCTGGTTGGGCACTATCCTTCCTGGTATTTTCCTTCTCCAGATGAATAAGCAAAACCGGGGCTAATGATTTTTTATTGCATTTTAGGAGTTCTTTGGGAATGCTTTGTTTTGTTGCCTGGTGcttatgataaaatgattacaatcaatTTATAACAAACAAATGGCGTTTGAAAGCCTGTTGTCTCAACCAGTCTGTCCTGTTTGGCAACTGATGGCTGGAATAGTTTGAATATAGTTGAGATATTCTGTTATGTAAGATGATCGCTAGGATCAAATATATTGCCGTATCCATGAAACTATAAAACCAAGATTAATGATTATTTCAAGTCATTGATTTTCTGATGATAATTTAATATTCCATTGAAGATTGCAAAAGAAATCATTGCAAAATTTCAGATATGTTCATGAATACCAGCCAAAATGACAAGGACTAAGATTTATATGTACCGTGGCAGAGTGAATAATGATTCAAATTGATATCTTGACTGAGATGGAAACTTGGCATCCAACGTAACCCTCTTAAGCATTTTTTGTGCGTTGGATGCTTTGATTCATTGTGGCTTAAGCCTTCTGGGTAAATCAAGAGTAGATATAGGTCTGATGGGTTTTGAAAGTGAAACTTCATTCACAGTATACAACTGCTCAAACAATATGTTATTTCTTGCAGAAACTCTTTGTAGAGGTAGGCATTCATCACAATTTGTTTGAGTTGTTGAATTTCTAGCTCTTGAGTTCTCAATCTATGTATTCCTATTTCAATCTAAGTCTGCTTGTTCTGGTTCAttgctctttttctttttgtttatagCATACACAGTCATTAATGGGATTCTGTGAATTCTTTTTGTCACCTCGGAAAGTCAAAGCAGAGATATGCAACATCGTACCATACAAAATTATGAAAATCCTGTAAATGCTCGTTGAAACTTTTCTTCTGTAGTACTTTGCTTGACTCCGTTTTGTTGAATCAATTGTTTCTTTCTTGCTACCATGGTTTTCTGCTTCATCTTCCTTTTAACTTTTCTAGTATTTCTTGTTCGAAGTATGACATAAATGGTCATGAAGTGGTTTGACTAATTCATCATTTATGGTGAAATTCTGAAAAGATATTTCTGAGGTCGATGCTTCTCGGTCCTCTATTATTTATACTGGACTAAGACCACTTTGACCTTGTTGATTTATCCATCAGTTGAGTCAAAACTTTAATCTTTTTACATGTATTGTTTTTCTTAGATTTCAAAAGACTACTTGATTGTATCTATGTTTTATTACCTGGATAGCCATGCAGGAGGTATGCTTTATATAGTGTTTGCTGTGATGGAGGAAAATGGATTATTCttttctctggtttctttgcaaATATAAACCACGAAAATGTCGAATCTTAACATATAATTTTGTTTAATagtgtttttgatttgattttacAGGGGGGATGTTGTTGAAGTAGATACATGGGTTGGTGCATCTGGTAAAAATGGGATGCGTCGTGATTGGCATGTTCGTGACTACCGAACAGGCCAAACTATATTAAGAGCCACCAGGTTGGAATTTGCTTGCTGAGTGTCTTGTGTCATTCtttgatttcattttttttttttatactcaGAATCTATTTCTTGATTCTTTTGTGATTCTTATACCACTTATTTTGGTGCGCTGAGTAATGGTTTTTGGCTTTTCTTCTGGACATCCAGTGTGTGGGTGATGATGAATAAACACACTAGGAAGTTGTCTAAAATGCCCGAAGAAGTTAGAGCAGAGATAGGGCCTTACTTTCTGGAGCATGCTGCTATTGCGGATGAGGACAGCAGAAAGCTTCCAAAGCTTGATGGTGATACTGCAGATTATATTAAAGGGGGCCTGACTGTAAGTATGAGGTTGACATATAAAATGATCTTGATTTTCCTTTCATTTCATCATCTGtttgtttacatcttatgttacttatgtatatatatatttttttaacttatATTATGCAGCCTCGATGGAGTGATCTAGATGTCAATCAGCATGTGAACAATGTCAAATATATTGGCTGGATTCTTGAGGTAATTTTGGAGAGCTGTCAACTATCTTAGCACTTACCTCTGCTTATATATGTTTTGCTATTGCAAGTGTACTCATTGGGCGAACTTTTCTATTTTGCCTACTTTTGGCATTACCCTGTTAGGAAAAGAAATCACTAGGATTGTGATTTACCAGTGGCTTATCCTCTGAAGTCAAGAAAATCCTTTGTGCTTGTAACATAACGGTTTCAACGTTTCTTTTGCACTATGTTTACTTGATATTATTTCATAATGTATGGTAAGGCTCAGTTACATGTACCTTATGGATGCACTTATATGTACAGTCTTGATAAATGGGGGCAAACTGTGATTGTGATTTACCAGTATCTCATCCTCTGAAGTTTAGGGAAGTCTTTATGCTGCTAACATTATGGTTTAAACATTTCTTTTCTACTATATTTAGTTGACA
This is a stretch of genomic DNA from Phoenix dactylifera cultivar Barhee BC4 chromosome 9, palm_55x_up_171113_PBpolish2nd_filt_p, whole genome shotgun sequence. It encodes these proteins:
- the LOC103704422 gene encoding palmitoyl-acyl carrier protein thioesterase, chloroplastic-like; its protein translation is MVASVAASAFFPTPSFSSATSAKASKTIGEGAESLDVRGIVAKPTSSSAAMQGKVKAQAVPKINGAKVGLKTESQKAEEDAASSSAPRTFYNQLPDWSVLLAAVTTIFLAAERQWTLLDWKPRRPDMLTDAFGLGKIVQDGLTFRQNFSIRSYEIGADRTASIETLMNHLQETALNHVRSAGLLGDGFGATPEMSKRNLIWVVTKMQVLVGHYPSWGDVVEVDTWVGASGKNGMRRDWHVRDYRTGQTILRATSVWVMMNKHTRKLSKMPEEVRAEIGPYFLEHAAIADEDSRKLPKLDGDTADYIKGGLTPRWSDLDVNQHVNNVKYIGWILESAPISILENHELASMTLEYRRECGRDSVLQSLTAVSNDCTGGFPEAGIECQHLLQLDYGAEIVRGRTQWRPKRAPGLGNMGPTSAAGSA